Genomic DNA from Mycolicibacterium helvum:
AGGCTGTCCCGGGAGAAGCAGGCCTTGGAGGTCTACGAGGACGGCAGGATCGTGCGCGATTTCGTCTACATCGACGATGTGGTCGAGGGGCTCTTCGCAGCTATCGAAAGTCCCGCGGCGCCGTCGCGCTACATCGATATCGGGTCGGGTGTCGCGACCACCATCCATGAGCTCGCGCAACAACTCGCAGCGATCTGCGGCGCTCCCGAACCGGTGGTCGTCGGAAAATTCCGCGACGGTGACGTTCGCGCGGCGCGGTGTGACATCGAGTCGGCTACCAACGAACTCGGCTGGCGTCCGAAGTGGTCTCTCGAAGAAGGCATGCGCGCACTCCTCGACTGGATCGGCAAATAACCGAGCGCCCGCTCAACCCCCGCTCAACCTCCGAAGAGATAGGTCATCGTCTTGAGTTCCTCGGTTGCGACCAAGTCGTCGCTACTCGACCCGAAGCCACGCCGCTCACGCTATGGTCAATATTCGTGATCGAGCTTGACGGAGTAGCAAAGACATTCGACGGGAACGTCCTGGCGCTGCAGGACATCAGCTTTTCCGTCGCCACAGGGTCGATCTGCGCTTTGCTCGGTCATAACGGCGCCGGGAAGACCACCACGATCAACATTCTCTCGACGTTGATGCGGCCGACCTATGGCAACGCAATCGTGGCCGGGTACGACGTCGTCCGAGATCCTGGCAAAGTCCGTGCATCCATTGGAATGACCGGGCAACACGCCGCGCTGGACTGGCAGCTCACTGGCCGGGAGAACCTGATCATGTTCGGCCGGCTGCACGGTATGCGCCGCAAAGACGCGCGTGCGAGAGCCGACGCGTTGATAGAGCAGTTTGATTTGGCGCATGCTGCCGACCGGACGGTAGTCACCTATTCAGGTGGCATGCGACGACGCGTCGATATCGCCGCCGCCCTGGTGGTCAAGCCCGAGGTGCTCTTTCTCGACGAGCCAACGACCGGATTGGATCCGCGCAGTCGCCGGACGGTTTGGGATCTGGTGTCGTCCTTGGCAGCCGACGGAGTGACGGTATTGCTCACGACTCAGTATCTCGAAGAAGCCGACAGGCTCAGCGATTCCATAGTCGTCATCGATCACGGCCGGGTGATCGCAAGCGGCACTGCCGAAGATCTCAAGAGTCGGGTCGGATTCAGCTACTGCACAGTGAGTCCCGTCGATCCCGCCGATCTGGCCAAGATCATGGCCGCAGTCGCCGACCTCAGGGGCGCCGAGGCCGACGAGGAAGCCAACACCGTTTCGGTGCTGGCAACCAGCGGTGTCTCGACACTCAGTGAGGTATTTCGCCGCGTCGACCAGCTCGATATCGAGCTGGCTGATATCTCACTGCGCAAACCCTCCCTTGACGAGGTGTTTCTACATCTCACGAATAGTGTCACCGCGTGACCGCAGTTGCTGTTCTTACCGAACGCATCGTTCGAAACACGCTACGCAGCGATTTGCCGTTCGCAGTTTTGGCGCCCACCGGCAACTTTGTCATCTTCAACCTTGCACTGCGCAATGTGATTGATACCGGCGGAATTGCCTACTCCCAGTACCTAC
This window encodes:
- a CDS encoding ATP-binding cassette domain-containing protein gives rise to the protein MIELDGVAKTFDGNVLALQDISFSVATGSICALLGHNGAGKTTTINILSTLMRPTYGNAIVAGYDVVRDPGKVRASIGMTGQHAALDWQLTGRENLIMFGRLHGMRRKDARARADALIEQFDLAHAADRTVVTYSGGMRRRVDIAAALVVKPEVLFLDEPTTGLDPRSRRTVWDLVSSLAADGVTVLLTTQYLEEADRLSDSIVVIDHGRVIASGTAEDLKSRVGFSYCTVSPVDPADLAKIMAAVADLRGAEADEEANTVSVLATSGVSTLSEVFRRVDQLDIELADISLRKPSLDEVFLHLTNSVTA